A single window of Opisthocomus hoazin isolate bOpiHoa1 chromosome 5, bOpiHoa1.hap1, whole genome shotgun sequence DNA harbors:
- the ZNF518B gene encoding zinc finger protein 518B isoform X1, which produces MQLKKMREILPRLYPGQVNDKNNSLTTSPKQSSEDKTNPSKGDDDQNYCYQGTEAEYNKLSLISCIKCRSVQKISVQDIEKRKKLGWTEDKNFICKKCSHSTPSAFHFVPEGANAVNFEKHEKKSPSKPQKTFKVKNFLPGKYYCDKCRFSTKDLLQYKKHIGQHEEIKFFCSHCSYISYTKGEFQRHLVKHTGTFPYQCEYCEYGAVRHDYIVKHTRRVHETPTKRLSNTIINHKQKKPSQSSLSEKRKYDKIPFQNELSNASSNMVCEIPDEVTKTVCSSHDVECGVNTALVQDKSVLEPSEISVCENQSVEVEVYSPKTEPLQPGMPLTVIAPSELVVPSNCLAQIVEIKIVNGAQQLVLKLIPMKEATYKPVNGTEEELENQGIERSAEEKKQSSVSQNELLTMEVNVDKLSSVSNQLNLDDTCDKNSEYLCFSDSQLSDCNSVSIQREDASKLCLHLVKGIDVHSGVIELCSPSLVMNSTEKKSDLKSTRWEVDGKNSLHYDLYCYEEAVDKYACISEDRSSKNISVEAAPEGRNSSCSAVLKQKDTSPLKRGDKECRSLPVSFAETHLAGKGFDKKAVTSSQAGKSFHVTKAPLCEDMTFGFSKVKRAEAVNQKDSRHLESLELQKMENKSNPFEGPVISSVFSLSSGAENVPEGVRWDDTTCNKSATLLCRKIAQLMSAAESNIKSMPLRCQASNKKVLFPQENSASCERVVPATEVEQSVSLPQVHGGSSVISNEEHSKDQLLTFARTSKSRVTKNSHIATPVFIPKGTMLRVLNVTSSQNSNGIENRSETSAPSLYCNEMFLPRPVPVSVSETLGSNLPCLPNQSEPNVQSRSISLRQRPKREATVKNNSKQTGVPFQKSSDVNKQSKPYSRSQLGPKNKVKQASLRELRKRKTRTQSETSSSSDMSYLLTARRLRLVPLKMNQLIKCPRRNQPVVVLNHPDVDSPEIINVMKTINKYKGQVLKVVLSERTSSCLGVKRYRKRLTLQNAETGNQAKKQSMLKMKLKKTHKNNYQVVEASPAETLQCMFKCWFCGRVYMDQEEWISHGQRHLIEATKGWDVLSFPAKKR; this is translated from the coding sequence ATGCAGttgaaaaaaatgagggaaatttTACCAAGATTGTACCCTGGCCAAGTTAACGATAAAAATAATTCCTTAACTACATCCCCAAAGCAGTCTTCTGAGGATAAAACAAATCCATCAAAAGGGGACGATGACCAAAACTACTGTTACCAAGGAACTGAGGCTGAGTACAATAAGTTGTCACTGATAAGCTGTATAAAATGCAGAAGCGTTCAGAAAATTTCAGTGCAAGATATAGAGAAGCGTAAGAAGCTTGGGTGGACTGAAGACAAAAATTTCATCTGCAAGAAGTGCAGTCATAGTACACCATCAGCTTTCCATTTTGTTCCTGAGGGTGCCAATGCTGTCAActttgaaaaacatgaaaaaaaatctccaagtaAACCCCAGAAAACATTTAAGGTTAAAAACTTTCTGCCAGGTAAATACTACTGTGATAAATGTAGGTTTTCAACAAAGGATCTTTTGCAGTATAAAAAGCATATAGGTCaacatgaagaaattaaatttttttgttccCACTGTAGTTACATATCCTACACCAAAGGAGAATTCCAGAGACATTTGGTGAAACACACTGGAACTTTTCCCTATCAGTGTGAATACTGTGAATATGGTGCTGTTAGACATGACTATATAGTAAAACATACGAGAAGAGTACATGAAACACCCACAAAACGGCTGTCAAATACTATCATAAACCACAAGCAAAAGAAGCCAAGTCAAAGCTCTTTATCTGAAAAGCGGAAATACGATAAAATTCCTTTTCAGAATGAACTTTCAAATGCGTCTTCAAATATGGTTTGTGAGATTCCAGATGAAGTAACCAAAACAGTCTGTTCATCTCATGATGTAGAATGTGGTGTAAACACAGCATTGGTCCAGGATAAATCAGTATTGGAGCCATCTGAAATAAGCGTATGTGAGAATCAAAGTGTTGAAGTTGAGGTTTATTCTCCAAAAACAGAGCCTTTACAACCTGGAATGCCTTTAACAGTAATTGCACCGTCTGAACTTGTAGTTCCTTCTAACTGTTTAGCTCAGATAGTAGAGATTAAAATAGTGAATGGAGCACAACAGCTGGTTCTTAAACTAATTCCTATGAAAGAAGCAACTTATAAACCTGTAAATGGTACAGAAGAGGAACTTGAGAATCAAGGTATAGAACGatctgcagaagagaaaaaacagtcttctgtATCTCAAAATGAGTTACTAACCATGGAAGTGAATGTAGACAAATTATCCAGTGTTAGTAACCAGCTTAATTTGGATGATACATGTGACAAGAATTCTGAATATCTTTGTTTTTCTGATTCTCAACTCTCAGACTGTAACTCTGTATCTATACAGAGGGAAGATGCATCAAAATTATGCCTTCATTTGGTGAAAGGTATTGATGTCCATTCAGGTGTTATAGAACTTTGTTCTCCATCTCTGGTGATGaatagtactgaaaaaaaaagtgatcttaAATCCACAAGGTGGGAAGTAGATGGAAAAAATAGCTTACATTATGACTTGTATTGTTATGAAGAAGCAGTGGAtaaatatgcttgtatttctgaaGACAGAAGTTCTAAGAACATCTCAGTAGAGGCTGCTCCGGAGGGCAGAAATTCCTCTTGTTCTGCAGTCCTTAAACAAAAGGATACATCGCCTCTAAAGAGGGGTGACAAAGAGTGTAGGAGTCTGCCAGTCAGCTTTGCAGAAACACATTTAGCTGGTAAGGGTTTTGATAAAAAAGCTGTTACGTCTTCTCAAGCAGGAAAAAGTTTTCATGTCACTAAAGCTCCACTTTGTGAGGACATGACTTTTGGCTTTAGCAAAGTAAAGAGAGCTGAAGCCGTAAATCAAAAGGACAGTCGTCATCTGGAATCATTAGAACTacagaagatggaaaataaaagCAACCCTTTTGAAGGACCTGTTATTTCATCTGTATTTTCTCTCAGCTCTGGGGCTGAAAATGTTCCAGAGGGTGTCAGATGGGATGACACAACATGCAATAAGTCAGCAACACTGCTATGTAGAAAGATTGCTCAGCTCATGTCCGCTGCTGAATCTAACATAAAATCCATGCCTTTGAGATGTCAAGCTTCTAATAAAAAGGTGCTTTTCCCTCAAGAAAATTCAGCAAGCTGTGAGAGAGTTGTTCCTGCCACTGAGGTGGAACAGTCTGTGTCTTTGCCTCAAGTGCATGGTGGAAGCAGTGTGATTAGTAACGAAGAACACAGTAAAGATCAGTTGCTTACATTTGCAAGAACATCTAAAAGCAGGGTAACTAAAAATTCCCATATTGCTACTCCAGTGTTTATCCCCAAAGGGACAATGCTGAGAGTGCTGAATGTTACTAGCAGTCAAAACTCAAATGGAATAGAAAACAGGAGTGAAACATCAGCTCCTTCTCTGTATTGCAATGAAATGTTTCTGCCTCGCCCGGTtcctgtcagtgtttcagagacACTCGGCAGTAATTTGCCGTGTTTGCCTAATCAGAGTGAACCAAATGTGCAGTCCCGAAGTATATCCCTCAGGCAAAGACCAAAGCGAGAGGCAACTGTTAAAAACAATAGCAAACAAACTGGTGTGCCATTTCAGAAAAGCAGTGATGTCAATAAGCAAAGCAAACCCTATTCAAGAAGTCAACTAGGTCCCAAAAATAAGGTGAAACAAGCAAGTTTGAGGGAACTTCgtaagagaaaaacaagaactcAGTCAGAGACGAGTTCAAGTTCTGACATGTCGTATCTGTTGACAGCAAGACGTCTTCGTCTTGTCCCTCTGAAGATGAATCAGTTGATAAAATGCCCTCGTCGTAACCAGCCAGTTGTGGTACTAAACCATCCTGACGTTGACTCACCAGAGATAATTAATGTCATGAAGACTATCAACAAGTATAAAGGTCAAGTCCTGAAGGTAGTTCTATCAGAAAGGACAAGTAGTTGTCTTGGTGTCAAACGTTATCGAAAGCGTCTTACTCTTCAGAATGCTGAGACAGGAAACCAAGCAAAAAAGCAGAGTATGCTAAAAATGAAGCTAAAAAAGACCCATAAGAACAACTACCAGGTGGTGGAAGCTTCACCAGCTGAAACACTTCAGTGTATGTTTAAGTGTTGGTTTTGTGGAAGAGTGTATATGGACCAAGAAGAATGGATAAGTCATGGACAGAGGCACTTGATAGAGGCGACCAAGGGTTGGgatgttctttcttttccagcaaaAAAGCGTTAA
- the ZNF518B gene encoding zinc finger protein 518B isoform X2: MQLKKMREILPRLYPGQVNDKNNSLTTSPKQSSEDKTNPSKGDDDQNYCYQGTEAEYNKLSLISCIKCRSVQKISVQDIEKRKKLGWTEDKNFICKKCSHSTPSAFHFVPEGANAVNFEKHEKKSPSKPQKTFKVKNFLPGKYYCDKCRFSTKDLLQYKKHIGQHEEIKFFCSHCSYISYTKGEFQRHLVKHTGTFPYQCEYCEYGAVRHDYIVKHTRRVHETPTKRLSNTIINHKQKKPSQSSLSEKRKYDKIPFQNELSNASSNMVCEIPDEVTKTVCSSHDVECGVNTALVQDKSVLEPSEISVCENQSVEVEVYSPKTEPLQPGMPLTVIAPSELVVPSNCLAQIVEIKIVNGAQQLVLKLIPMKEATYKPVNGTEEELENQGIERSAEEKKQSSVSQNELLTMEVNVDKLSSVSNQLNLDDTCDKNSEYLCFSDSQLSDCNSVSIQREDASKLCLHLVKGIDVHSGVIELCSPSLVMNSTEKKSDLKSTRWEVDGKNSLHYDLYCYEEAVDKYACISEDRSSKNISVEAAPEGRNSSCSAVLKQKDTSPLKRGDKECRSLPVSFAETHLAGKGFDKKAVTSSQAGKSFHVTKAPLCEDMTFGFSKVKRAEAVNQKDSRHLESLELQKMENKSNPFEGPVISSVFSLSSGAENVPEGVRWDDTTCNKSATLLCRKIAQLMSAAESNIKSMPLRCQASNKKVLFPQENSASCERVVPATEVEQSVSLPQVHGGSSVISNEEHSKDQLLTFARTSKSRVTKNSHIATPVFIPKGTMLRVLNVTSSQNSNGIENRSETSAPSLYCNEMFLPRPVPVSVSETLGSNLPCLPNQSEPNVQSRSISLRQRPKREATVKNNSKQTGVPFQKSSDVNKQSKPYSRSQLGPKNKVKQASLRELRKRKTRTQSETSSSSDMSYLLTARRLRLVPLKMNQLIKCPRRNQPVVVLNHPDVDSPEIINVMKTINKYKGQVLKIRKPIQTFMLDLCSVFELGLLLDKLVDPNSFHCWCIFVNSLSWEYFFYILQIIHCFDKVCILSVLKCKYFKTTSD; the protein is encoded by the exons ATGCAGttgaaaaaaatgagggaaatttTACCAAGATTGTACCCTGGCCAAGTTAACGATAAAAATAATTCCTTAACTACATCCCCAAAGCAGTCTTCTGAGGATAAAACAAATCCATCAAAAGGGGACGATGACCAAAACTACTGTTACCAAGGAACTGAGGCTGAGTACAATAAGTTGTCACTGATAAGCTGTATAAAATGCAGAAGCGTTCAGAAAATTTCAGTGCAAGATATAGAGAAGCGTAAGAAGCTTGGGTGGACTGAAGACAAAAATTTCATCTGCAAGAAGTGCAGTCATAGTACACCATCAGCTTTCCATTTTGTTCCTGAGGGTGCCAATGCTGTCAActttgaaaaacatgaaaaaaaatctccaagtaAACCCCAGAAAACATTTAAGGTTAAAAACTTTCTGCCAGGTAAATACTACTGTGATAAATGTAGGTTTTCAACAAAGGATCTTTTGCAGTATAAAAAGCATATAGGTCaacatgaagaaattaaatttttttgttccCACTGTAGTTACATATCCTACACCAAAGGAGAATTCCAGAGACATTTGGTGAAACACACTGGAACTTTTCCCTATCAGTGTGAATACTGTGAATATGGTGCTGTTAGACATGACTATATAGTAAAACATACGAGAAGAGTACATGAAACACCCACAAAACGGCTGTCAAATACTATCATAAACCACAAGCAAAAGAAGCCAAGTCAAAGCTCTTTATCTGAAAAGCGGAAATACGATAAAATTCCTTTTCAGAATGAACTTTCAAATGCGTCTTCAAATATGGTTTGTGAGATTCCAGATGAAGTAACCAAAACAGTCTGTTCATCTCATGATGTAGAATGTGGTGTAAACACAGCATTGGTCCAGGATAAATCAGTATTGGAGCCATCTGAAATAAGCGTATGTGAGAATCAAAGTGTTGAAGTTGAGGTTTATTCTCCAAAAACAGAGCCTTTACAACCTGGAATGCCTTTAACAGTAATTGCACCGTCTGAACTTGTAGTTCCTTCTAACTGTTTAGCTCAGATAGTAGAGATTAAAATAGTGAATGGAGCACAACAGCTGGTTCTTAAACTAATTCCTATGAAAGAAGCAACTTATAAACCTGTAAATGGTACAGAAGAGGAACTTGAGAATCAAGGTATAGAACGatctgcagaagagaaaaaacagtcttctgtATCTCAAAATGAGTTACTAACCATGGAAGTGAATGTAGACAAATTATCCAGTGTTAGTAACCAGCTTAATTTGGATGATACATGTGACAAGAATTCTGAATATCTTTGTTTTTCTGATTCTCAACTCTCAGACTGTAACTCTGTATCTATACAGAGGGAAGATGCATCAAAATTATGCCTTCATTTGGTGAAAGGTATTGATGTCCATTCAGGTGTTATAGAACTTTGTTCTCCATCTCTGGTGATGaatagtactgaaaaaaaaagtgatcttaAATCCACAAGGTGGGAAGTAGATGGAAAAAATAGCTTACATTATGACTTGTATTGTTATGAAGAAGCAGTGGAtaaatatgcttgtatttctgaaGACAGAAGTTCTAAGAACATCTCAGTAGAGGCTGCTCCGGAGGGCAGAAATTCCTCTTGTTCTGCAGTCCTTAAACAAAAGGATACATCGCCTCTAAAGAGGGGTGACAAAGAGTGTAGGAGTCTGCCAGTCAGCTTTGCAGAAACACATTTAGCTGGTAAGGGTTTTGATAAAAAAGCTGTTACGTCTTCTCAAGCAGGAAAAAGTTTTCATGTCACTAAAGCTCCACTTTGTGAGGACATGACTTTTGGCTTTAGCAAAGTAAAGAGAGCTGAAGCCGTAAATCAAAAGGACAGTCGTCATCTGGAATCATTAGAACTacagaagatggaaaataaaagCAACCCTTTTGAAGGACCTGTTATTTCATCTGTATTTTCTCTCAGCTCTGGGGCTGAAAATGTTCCAGAGGGTGTCAGATGGGATGACACAACATGCAATAAGTCAGCAACACTGCTATGTAGAAAGATTGCTCAGCTCATGTCCGCTGCTGAATCTAACATAAAATCCATGCCTTTGAGATGTCAAGCTTCTAATAAAAAGGTGCTTTTCCCTCAAGAAAATTCAGCAAGCTGTGAGAGAGTTGTTCCTGCCACTGAGGTGGAACAGTCTGTGTCTTTGCCTCAAGTGCATGGTGGAAGCAGTGTGATTAGTAACGAAGAACACAGTAAAGATCAGTTGCTTACATTTGCAAGAACATCTAAAAGCAGGGTAACTAAAAATTCCCATATTGCTACTCCAGTGTTTATCCCCAAAGGGACAATGCTGAGAGTGCTGAATGTTACTAGCAGTCAAAACTCAAATGGAATAGAAAACAGGAGTGAAACATCAGCTCCTTCTCTGTATTGCAATGAAATGTTTCTGCCTCGCCCGGTtcctgtcagtgtttcagagacACTCGGCAGTAATTTGCCGTGTTTGCCTAATCAGAGTGAACCAAATGTGCAGTCCCGAAGTATATCCCTCAGGCAAAGACCAAAGCGAGAGGCAACTGTTAAAAACAATAGCAAACAAACTGGTGTGCCATTTCAGAAAAGCAGTGATGTCAATAAGCAAAGCAAACCCTATTCAAGAAGTCAACTAGGTCCCAAAAATAAGGTGAAACAAGCAAGTTTGAGGGAACTTCgtaagagaaaaacaagaactcAGTCAGAGACGAGTTCAAGTTCTGACATGTCGTATCTGTTGACAGCAAGACGTCTTCGTCTTGTCCCTCTGAAGATGAATCAGTTGATAAAATGCCCTCGTCGTAACCAGCCAGTTGTGGTACTAAACCATCCTGACGTTGACTCACCAGAGATAATTAATGTCATGAAGACTATCAACAAGTATAAAGGTCAAGTCCTGAAG ATAAGAAAACCAATACAGACTTTCATGCTGGATTTGTGTTCTGTGTTTGAACTGGGACTACTCTTGGACAAACTGGTGGATCCTAACTCTTTTCACTGCTGGTGCATTTTTGTAAACAGTTTAagctgggaatattttttttatatacttcAGATTATACATTGTTTTGATAAAGTATGTATCCTATCTGtattgaaatgtaaatattttaaaactacatcTGACTGA